The proteins below come from a single Aegilops tauschii subsp. strangulata cultivar AL8/78 chromosome 6, Aet v6.0, whole genome shotgun sequence genomic window:
- the LOC109741203 gene encoding uncharacterized protein isoform X1, with translation MTTTRPAATTEEEEMVMAASAAANAAPPDADDREQQKKARARNKKKKKKRRRAPSEEELAALRSVLLWARRGEAGDDDAADCGGHLLPAGRRRPRVAVELHAHSARSDGSLSPAALVERAHRNGVKVLALTDHDTMAGVAEAMETAKEFSIRIIPAVEISAVYSPSNGSGANEPVHVLAYFGSWGPAKSQELEKVLSSIREGRYTRAKEMLSKLRSLGMALNFEDVSNIAGNGVAPGRVHVARAMVEAGYVDNLRQAFSRYLYDGGPAYAIGSEPAGESVVQLICRTGGIAVLAHPWALKNPAPVIKDLKAAGLHAIEVYRSDGKLSGLSDLADTYELLKLGGSDYHGRDDKEEPDIGSVDLPVLAFFRFLEAAQPIWCNAIKEIFANTTERTGLNGPKECHRTSSVDDLCNMCLSSPELEETDDSEVEVLRTEFADIILSNRSCKTLTEQRAEITSLLH, from the exons ATGACGACGACGCGCCCCgccgctacgaccgaggaggaggagatggTCATGGCCGCCTCTGCAGCGGCCAATGCCGCGCCACCGGACGCAGACGATCGGGAGCAGCAGAAGAAGGCGCGGGCcaggaacaagaagaagaagaagaagcggcgGAGGGCGCCGAGCGAGGAGGAGCTGGCCGCGCTGAGGTCCGTGCTCCTCTGGGCCCGCCGCGGCGAGGCGGGCGACGACGATGCGGCGGACTGTGGTGGGCACCTGTTGCCGGCGGGAAGGCGGCGGCCGCGCGTGGCGGTGGAACTGCATGCGCACTCGGCGCGCAGCGACGGCTCGCTCTCGCCCGCGGCGCTCGTGGAGCGCGCGCACCGCAACGGG GTGAAAGTGCTCGCACTGACTGATCATGACACCATGGCGGGTGTTGCGGAGGCGATGGAGACTGCAAAGGAATTTTCCATCAGGATCATTCCTGCTGTTGAGATAAGCGCCGTTTATTCACCTAG TAATGGATCAGGAGCCAATGAACCTGTTCATGTTCTTGCATACTTCGGTAGTTGGGGGCCTGCTAAATCTCAGGAACTGGAGAAGGTTCTATCTAGCATCAGGGAGGGCCGCTATACACGTGCCAAGGAGATGCTATCGAAACTTAGGAGCCTCGGCATGGCATTGAACTTTGAAGATGTGTCTAATATAGCAGGGAATGGAGTGGCTCCAGGGCGGGTCCACGTGGCGCGTGCCATGGTTGAAGCTGGATATGTTGATAATCTGAGGCAAGCTTTCAGCAGGTACTTGTACGATGGAGGGCCCGCTTATGCTAT TGGTAGTGAGCCAGCTGGGGAATCTGTTGTGCAGCTAATATGTAGAACCGGGGGCATAGCTGTTTTGGCTCATCCGTGGGCATTGAAAAATCCTGCTCCTGTGATAAAGGATTTGAAAGCTGCTGGTCTGCATGCTATTGAGGTCTATCGAAGCGATGGGAAGCTATCTG GATTGAGTGATCTGGCTGATACTTATGAGCTTCTGAAGCTTGGTGGATCAGATTACCATGGAAGAGATGACAAGGAAGAACCTGATATAGGAAGTGTTGATCTTCCGGTCTTGGCATTTTTTAGATTTCTTGAGGCAGCTCAACCAATTTGGTGCAATGCTATCAAGGAAATTTTTGCAAACACCACTGAAAGAACTGGCTTGAATGGCCCAAAAGAATGTCATCGGACTAGCTCTGTAGATGATTTATGTAATATGTGCCTTTCTTCTCCAGAACTGGAGGAAACAGATGATTCTGAGGTTGAGGTCCTCCGGACGGAATTTGCGGACATTATCCTAAGCAACAGAAGCTGCAAGACGCTTACTGAACAGCGTGCAGAAATCACCTCTCTTCTCCACTGA
- the LOC109741203 gene encoding uncharacterized protein isoform X2 — MTTTRPAATTEEEEMVMAASAAANAAPPDADDREQQKKARARNKKKKKKRRRAPSEEELAALRSVLLWARRGEAGDDDAADCGGHLLPAGRRRPRVAVELHAHSARSDGSLSPAALVERAHRNGVKVLALTDHDTMAGVAEAMETAKEFSIRIIPAVEISAVYSPSWGPAKSQELEKVLSSIREGRYTRAKEMLSKLRSLGMALNFEDVSNIAGNGVAPGRVHVARAMVEAGYVDNLRQAFSRYLYDGGPAYAIGSEPAGESVVQLICRTGGIAVLAHPWALKNPAPVIKDLKAAGLHAIEVYRSDGKLSGLSDLADTYELLKLGGSDYHGRDDKEEPDIGSVDLPVLAFFRFLEAAQPIWCNAIKEIFANTTERTGLNGPKECHRTSSVDDLCNMCLSSPELEETDDSEVEVLRTEFADIILSNRSCKTLTEQRAEITSLLH; from the exons ATGACGACGACGCGCCCCgccgctacgaccgaggaggaggagatggTCATGGCCGCCTCTGCAGCGGCCAATGCCGCGCCACCGGACGCAGACGATCGGGAGCAGCAGAAGAAGGCGCGGGCcaggaacaagaagaagaagaagaagcggcgGAGGGCGCCGAGCGAGGAGGAGCTGGCCGCGCTGAGGTCCGTGCTCCTCTGGGCCCGCCGCGGCGAGGCGGGCGACGACGATGCGGCGGACTGTGGTGGGCACCTGTTGCCGGCGGGAAGGCGGCGGCCGCGCGTGGCGGTGGAACTGCATGCGCACTCGGCGCGCAGCGACGGCTCGCTCTCGCCCGCGGCGCTCGTGGAGCGCGCGCACCGCAACGGG GTGAAAGTGCTCGCACTGACTGATCATGACACCATGGCGGGTGTTGCGGAGGCGATGGAGACTGCAAAGGAATTTTCCATCAGGATCATTCCTGCTGTTGAGATAAGCGCCGTTTATTCACCTAG TTGGGGGCCTGCTAAATCTCAGGAACTGGAGAAGGTTCTATCTAGCATCAGGGAGGGCCGCTATACACGTGCCAAGGAGATGCTATCGAAACTTAGGAGCCTCGGCATGGCATTGAACTTTGAAGATGTGTCTAATATAGCAGGGAATGGAGTGGCTCCAGGGCGGGTCCACGTGGCGCGTGCCATGGTTGAAGCTGGATATGTTGATAATCTGAGGCAAGCTTTCAGCAGGTACTTGTACGATGGAGGGCCCGCTTATGCTAT TGGTAGTGAGCCAGCTGGGGAATCTGTTGTGCAGCTAATATGTAGAACCGGGGGCATAGCTGTTTTGGCTCATCCGTGGGCATTGAAAAATCCTGCTCCTGTGATAAAGGATTTGAAAGCTGCTGGTCTGCATGCTATTGAGGTCTATCGAAGCGATGGGAAGCTATCTG GATTGAGTGATCTGGCTGATACTTATGAGCTTCTGAAGCTTGGTGGATCAGATTACCATGGAAGAGATGACAAGGAAGAACCTGATATAGGAAGTGTTGATCTTCCGGTCTTGGCATTTTTTAGATTTCTTGAGGCAGCTCAACCAATTTGGTGCAATGCTATCAAGGAAATTTTTGCAAACACCACTGAAAGAACTGGCTTGAATGGCCCAAAAGAATGTCATCGGACTAGCTCTGTAGATGATTTATGTAATATGTGCCTTTCTTCTCCAGAACTGGAGGAAACAGATGATTCTGAGGTTGAGGTCCTCCGGACGGAATTTGCGGACATTATCCTAAGCAACAGAAGCTGCAAGACGCTTACTGAACAGCGTGCAGAAATCACCTCTCTTCTCCACTGA